The Kocuria turfanensis genome contains the following window.
GTCGCCGGGTCGGGCCCGACCATCAGCGTCCAGTGCTGGCCGTTCGCGTCCACGGCGTGCGCCTGGTGGTCCAGGTCCACCCCGCCCTCCAGGTCGGCGAAGCGGACCCGGTAGTCCTCCAGCTCCTCGGGGGTCTGCAGCACCCCGGCGGAGACCACCGCCTCCTCGTCGCCGGTGACGGCCGGGGCCACCGGATAGGCGATGCGGAACGGCGGCTCGAGCACCTCCAGCAGCTCCCGGGCGGGGCTGGCGTCGTCGCCGCGCAGCCAGAGCCGGCCGGTCCCGTCGGCGAAACCGGCGTACTCCTCGTCGTTGGGGTAGAAGCACAGGAAGCCCGAGCCGGGGATCCGCGCGGCCAGCCCGGCGAGGTCCTCGGCGCGGTCCACGGCGAGGAATCGGGTGAGGGGCTCCAGCGGCAGGGGTTCCACGGGCGTTGTCTCCTTGGCGTTCGGCGGGCGGCGGGACGACCGTGTGCTGGCCGATCCCGGACGCCCTACGCTACGCCGCCGGGGACCGGTCGTGGACCGGACCCGCGCGGACCGCCGCCGCCCTACGCGCAGTCCAGCGCGGTGCGCAGCGCCTCGAGGTTGTCCCGCATGACCTGCTGGTAGTCGGCGTTCTCGTCGGCCTGGGCCTCCACCGGGTCCAGCACGGCGGTCTCCACGCCGTGCTCGGCCGCCAGGGTCTCGGCGACCTTGGGGTTGACCAGGGACTCGGAGAACACCGTGGTGACGCCCTCGGCCTCGACGATCTTGCCGATCTCGGCCAGCCGGGCCGGGGAGGGCTCGGTCTCGGGGTCGAGCCCGGCGATGCCCACCTGCTCGAGGCCGTACTTGTCCGCCAGGTACCCGTAGGCCTCGTGGGCGACCACGATGGTGTTCCGCTCGCAGGTGGCCAGCCCCTCGGTGAACTCCTCGTCCAGGGCGGTCAGCTCGGTGGTCAGCTGCTCGGCGTTGGACTCGTAGGTGGCGGCGTTGGCCGGGTCGACCTCGGCCAGCTCGTGGGAGACCTCCGTGGCGACCGCGGCGAGCCGCTCGGGGTCCAGCCAGAAGTGCGGGTCCTCCCCGCCGTGGTCGTGGCCGTCGCCTCCGGCGGGCTCCCCCTCGGCGTGCCCCTCCTCGGTGTGGGCCTCCGCGCTGTGGGACTCCTCCGCGGCCCCGTGCTCCTCCGCCGAATGGGCCGCCTCACCCTCCACCCCGGCGTGCACCGCGTCGAGGGCGTGCTCGGGGGCCGTCTGGGCCACGGCGTCGTCGACCGCCGGCTGGAACCCGGAGAGGTACACGACCGCGTCCGCGGTGCGCAGCTTGTCGACGGCGGCCGGGGACAGCTCCAGGTCGTGCGGCTCGGCCCCGGCCGGAGTGAGCGACTCCACCGCCACGAGGTCCCCGCCGACGCGCTCGGTGACGTACTGCAGCGGGTAGAAGGACGCCTGCACGGTCAGCGCCTCCCCCGACCTGCCGTCGGCGGTGGCCGCGGACGGGTCGGTGGAGTCGGAGGCACAGGAGGACAGGGCGAGGGCGGCGGCCAGGGAGAGTGGAACAACGAGAGCGCGAGACGGGATCATGAGAACGATTCTCGTGAAAAGTGAGAACCGTTGTCAATCCACCGCCGTTGCGGCAGAGCTCAGGAGCCGGCCTGCCGGCAGGAGCCGCAGATCCCGTGGAGCTCGATCGCGTGCCCGACGTCGGTGAAGCCGTGCCGGCGGGCGGCCTGGGCGGCCCACCGCTCCACCGCCGTCTCGGCCACCTCCACGGTGTGCCCGCAGCGGCGGCACACCAGGTGGTGGTGGTGCTCCGCGCGGGCGCACCGGCGGTACCGCATCTCTCCGCCCGGGGCGGCGAGGGCGTCCACCTCCCCGGCCTCGGCCAGGGCACTGAGGTTGCGGTAGACGGTGGCGAGGGAGACCGGCTCCCCCTGCTCCGCCAGCATGGCGTGCAGCTGCTGGGCGGAGCGGAACTCGGGGGTGCGGTCGAGCAGCTCGGTCAGGGCGGAGCGCTGCCGGGTGGTCCGGGTCATGGTCATGCTCCTCGCAGCTGGAGGTCGTCCTCGACGTGGTGGGCGTCCTCCGTGCCGTGGGGCCGCACGCGCCCCAGCAGGGGGCGGACGAGCAGGGCGAGCACGTAGCAGCCGATGGCCAGCACCACGATCATGGCGCCCGGGGACAGGGGCTGGAAGTAGGTGATGGACAGGCCCGTCACGCACACCGCGGCCCCCACGGCCATGGCCGTGCCCATGGTGCCGGCGAAGGAGCGGGTGAGCAGCTGGGCGACGGCGACCGGGACGATCATCACCGCGGAGACCAGCAGGACGCCGACCACGCGCATCGACACGGAGACGGTGAGGGCGGCCATGACGGCCACCAGGATGTTCAGGGCCCGGACGGGCAGCCCGGTGGCGAGGGCGAACTCCTCGTCGTGGCACAGGGAGAACAGGGCCGGGCGCAGGCCCAGCCCGACGCCGAGGACCACCGCGGCCAGCCCGGCGGTGAGCCAGACGTCCAGGGTGGTGACGGTGGCGATGGAGCCGAAGAGGTAGCCGGTGAGGTTCGCCGAGGTCCCGCCGGCCAGGCCGATCAGCAGCACCCCGCCGGCGATGCCGCCGTAGAACAGCAGGGCCAGGGCGACGTCGCCGCTGGTGCGCCCCCGGGTGCGCATGACCTCGATGAGCACCGCGCCCACGACGGCCGCGACCACCGCTCCGGGCACGGCCAGGGCGTCGTGCGTGGTGAGCCCGGCCGCGGAGCCGGCCAGCCAGCCCATGGCCACTCCGGTGAGGGCCACGTGGCCGATGCCGTCCCCGAGCAGGGCCAGGCGCCGCTGGACGAGGTAGGTGCCGATCACCGGCGCGGAGACTCCCACGAGGACGGCGATGAGCAGACCGCGCTGCATCAGGGGACTGGCGAGCATGGCGGTGAAGGTCTCGATCATGGTCGCTGCGGCTTTCCGTGGAGATCGGGGGCGGAGGGAACGGCGGCGGGCTCGTCCCCGTGCGGGTGCAGGTGCTCGTGGTCGGGGGCGTCGTGCCCCGGGGCCGGCTGCGGGGGGCTGCCGTCGTGGACGATGTGCCCGTGGCGCAGCACCACGGCGCGGTCCAGCAGCGGGGCCAGCTCGCCGAGCTCGTGCAGCACGACGAGCAGCGTGGTGCCGTCAGCCTGCAGCTGCGCCAGGATCCGGGCCATGGCCTCCTTGGAGACCTGGTCCACCCCGGACAGCGGCTCGTCCAGCAGCAGCAGCCGCGGGCGCCGCACCAGCGCCCGGGCGATCAGCACCCGCTGCTGCTGGCCGCCGGAGAAGATGGCCACGCTCTCGTGCGCCCGGTCGGCCAGGCCGACCTGGTCGAGCGCGTCGAGGCAGGCCCGCCGGGCGCCGGCGCCCGGGCGCAGCCGCCGGTGGCCCGTCAGCCCCGCGGCGACGACCTCGAGCGCCGTGGCGGGCACCCCGGCACCGACGCCGACGCGCTGGGGGACGTAGCCGATGCTCGACCACGGCACGGTCCGGCGTGCGGTGACGTCGGCGCCGAACAGCCGGGCCTCGCCGGACGCGACGGGCACGACGCCGAGCAGGGCCTTGAGGAGCGTCGACTTGCCCGAGCCGTTGCCGCCCATCAGGGCGACGGCCTCGCCGTCGGCCACGGACAGGTCCACCCCGCGCAGCACCGGCGTGGCGCCGAACGCCACGGTGAGGCCCTCCGTGCGGATGGCCGGGCCGTTCCCCGGAGCCGGGGCCGCCGGCGTGGATCGCAGTTTCATGAGAGCCATTCTCAAGAAAATGAGAACGATGGTCAATTCGCCCACCATCCGAGGCTCCTGTCTGCTTGAGAATATTTCTTATGTAAGGTGGCGGGCATGCGCCTTGTCATGGTCAGTTCCCTGGACGCCCTCAGCCGCCGGCGGGCCTGCGCGTCCCTCGCGGAGGCCCTGCACCGCGCTGCCGCCACGGAGGCTGCCGGCGCGGACGTGGTGCCGGCCGGCCCCGCCACGGTGCTGGCCGCCACCGGCGCGGATCTGGACGCGGCCGAGCTGACCGGGCTGCTCGCCGCCTGCCAGCTCACGGAGGAGGAGCTGCGGTCCGGGATCACCGGGCTGAGCGACCCGTTCGGCATCAGCTCGCCGAACTGACATCGAGGAGTCCGCACCGGACTCCCCAGCACTGACCACCAGCAACAACAACCAGGAGGAACGAATGAAAGTACGCAACTCGCTGCGCGCCCTGAAGAAGGTCCCCGGCGCCCAGGTGGTCCGCCGCCGCGGCCGCACCTTCGTGATCAACAAGAAGAACCCCCGGATGAAGGCCCGCCAGGGCTGAGCCCGGACGACGACGAACGGCCGCTGCCGGACCCCGGTCCGGCAGCGGCCGTTCGCGCATTCTCGAGATGGCGCCTGCTGCACCCTGCCCTCGGGCGAGGCCGGCCCCGGCCGCCCGGACGCCGGCACCGCCGGGCGAGCGCGGCATCAGGTCTGCAGCTGCCTCGCCCGCTCGGCGGAGCCCGCCGACTCGGCGGAGCCCGCCGACTCGGCGGAGCCCGGGCCGGGACCGGACGCAGGAATCATGGCGAAATGCCCCGGCCCGGGACGGGAGGTCCGCCGCGCCCCCTCGGCGCTCGAGAGCGAGACAGCCAGGACCGAGGCCAGCACCAGGGCCCCCGCCGGGCCGAGCACGGTCCACGGGGCGCGCTCGACGTAGCCGATGCCCTCGGCCAGCAACAGGCCCCACTCCGGGGCCGGCGGCTGCTGGCCCAGGCCCAGGAAGCCGAGCGCGGCGATGGCCAGGGCGGTGCCGGGCAGGCGCAGGACGGCGTGCCGGGCCACCTCGGGCAGCAGGGCGGGCAGGACCGTGCCGGCCAGGATGCGAGCGCGGCCCGCGCCCAGCAGGGGCAGCACCCGCACGTAGGGGCGGGCCGAGATCTCGGCGACCAGGGCGGCGGTGTGGGCGGCCAGCGGCGCCCAGCTCACCAGGGTGACGGCCACGGCCGCCCCGGCCGCCGACGGCCCGGCCACCGCGACGACGAGGATGCCGGCGATGATGGGGGGCGCCGCGTTGGTGACCTCCACCGGGCCGGTGGACCACGCCCCGGCCATCCCGACGACCAGCCCGATGAGCAGGCACGCGGCGACCACGACCAGGGCCAGGCCCAGGGTGTCCAGCGCGCCGTGGCCCACCCGGGCCAGCACGTCACGCCCGGCGGCGTCCGCCCCCAGCGGCAGCGCCCAGGAGGGCGCCTCCAGCCGGGTGTGGGCGGAGGTGTAGGGGTCCCGGAACAGCCCGGCCACGACCAGGGCGAGCAGCGCCCCTCCGGAGACCGCCGGCACCACCCACCACGACCGGCGCCGACCCGGCGGCGGGCCGGGGACGGGCAGGTCCCCGGAGCGGGCGGCCGGGCCCAGCAGGGACCGGCGGACGAGGGCGGCCAGGGCCCCCAGGGCCGCCGCGAGCACGAGCAGCAGCAGGACCCCCGCCTGCAGGGTCGGGATGTCCTGGGCCGCGGCGGCCCCCAGCAGGGACCGGCCCAGACCGGGGATCGCGAAGACCTCCTCGACGGCCACGGCACCGCCCGTGAGCCCGACGACGACCAGCGCGATCTGCCCGATCACCCCAGGCAGGGCCCGGTGCAGGGCGGCGAGGGCGATCCGGGCCCGGGAGTGCCCGGCCACCGCCCAGGTGTGCACCCAGCGCTCGGTGAACGCCCCGGCGAGCGCGGTGGTGAGCAGCCGCCCGATCAGCCCGCCCGCGGGCAGCCCGAGGGCCAGGGCCGGCAGCACGACGTGCTGGGGGCCGCGCCACCCGTAGGGCGGCAGCCAGCCCCACCACACCGCCACGACGATCAGCAGGACGGCCGCCAGGAGGAACTCCGGCAGCGCGGTCAGCGCGGCGGCCGCGGCCCCGGCGCCGCGGGCGGGGCGCCCGGCCAGTCCGGCGCGGACGGTGGGGACGCAGGTCAGGGCGGCGACGAACAGGGCCACGGCCAGGGCCGCGCCCATCAGGGTGACGGACACTCCCAGGGCCTCCAGCACACCGGGCAGGACCGGTCGGCCGCTGATCCAGGAGGTGCCGAAGTCCCCGGTGAGGACTCCGGACGCCCAGTCGGCGAAGACCGCGACCGGGCCGCGGTCCAGACCCAGCTCGGTCCGGATCTGAGCCAGCACCTCGGGCGTGGCCTCCCGGTCGGCGTAGCGGGCGCGCAGGACCGTGTACTCCGGGCGGTTGCCCGACAGCCACGGCAGGGCGCCGATCAGCACGACGACGGCGGTGAAGGCCAGAGCCCGCGAGATCAGGGCCGCCGCCCCCGCCCGGCCCAGCGCACGGGCCCTCGCCCGGCCCGCCACCGGGGCGACCGCGGAACCCGCCCCGTGGCCCACCGTGACGCCTGCCGCCTCGCCCGTCACAGCACCCATCACTGGGACGGCCGCCGGGTCCGTCATCTGGCCCGCTGTCCGGCTCGTCACCTGTTCCCTCGCTCGGCGACGGTGGTCTCGGCGGTGATCAGCTCGCGCTCGCGCGGGTCGCGGGCCGCGCCCTCCACGTCGTCCTGCTCGCCCTGGATCACGCGCTCGTGGAGCATCGGGATCGCGGCGTCCTCGGCGAGGACCGCGGCCTCCGCCTCCATGATCGCCGTCCGGCGCTCCTCGCCGGGGGCAGCCTTCTCCGCCTTGTCCAGGGCGGCGTCGACGGCCTCGGAGCAGAACTGGGAGATGTTGAAGGAACCCTCGCAGCCGAAGTCGCTGACCATGTAGGCCACCGGGTCCCCGGAGTCCAGCACGGTGGCCCGGGAGAGGATGAAGGCGTCGAACGTGCCCTCGAGGGCGTCGGCCTCGATGTACTGGTACTCCCGGACGTCGAGCTCCACCTCGAAGCCCGCCTGCTCCAGCTGCTGCTGGAGCTGCACGGCGACCTCGGGCAGCTCGGCGCGGTCGGTGAAGGTGCCGATGGTGATCTTCTGCCCGGCCGGGTCCCCGGCCTCGGCGCGGTCGGCGAGCAGCTCGCGGTAGGCGTCGGTGTCGCGGCCCTCCGCCGCGTAGGGGATGGCGGGTCCGAGCAGGCCGGCGGCCACGTCGGCCCGGCCCTCGTAGACCCCGTCCACGACGCTCTGCGGGTCGAGGGCCTCCCGGGCGGCCGCCCGCAGGGCGGGGTCGGTGAACGGGCCGTCCTCGGTGTTGAGGTAGAGCGTGTTGGTGCGCGGCATCGGCACCTCCTCCAGGAGGTCCTCCTCCACCTGCGCGGCCTGGCCCACCGGCACGGCCTCGACGACGTCGGCCTCCCCGGTGCGCAGCGCGGCGGCCCGGGCGGTGCCGTCGGGCACGAAGGACACGTCGATGCCGGCGGCGGCCGCGGCGCCGTCCCAGTGGTCCTCGTAGCGCTCCAGCGTGGCGCCGGAGGTGCCGTCGACGGCGGTGAGCTCGAAGGGCCCGGTGCCGTGGCCCACCGGGTCCACCGCAGTGCCCTCATAGGCGGCCGGGGCGAGGATGGACAGCTGCGGGCTGGACAGCCGCTGCGGGACCAGCGGGTCGGTCTCGGCGGTGGTGACCCGCACGGTGTCGCCCTCGGCCGCCACGGTCATCTCCACCCCGTCGAGGATGCGCGGGGCCGGCTCGGCTGTCACGGCCCGCTCCAGGGAGGCGGCGACGTTCTCGGCGGTGAGCTCCGTGCCGTCGTGGAAGGTGACCCCGTCCCGGATCGTGAAGGACCAGGTGGTGTCGTCGACCTGCTCCCACTCGGTGGCCAGCATGGGCCGGGCGTCCCCGGCCTCGTCCAGCCGGACCAGGGTCTCGGCGGTCGACCAGCGGGAGAGCTTGAAGGCGTCGTCGCTGAGCGGGGACAGCCCCGAGCGCGGCGGCTGGAGCATGGCCAGCTCGACGCGGGCGTCGGACGAGCCATCGGAGCCCTCGCCGGAGGCGGCGCCGGAGCCCTCGGCGAAACAGCCGGTGAGCAGCAGCAGGCTGACCGCGGCCAGCCCGAGGCCGGTGGCCCGCCGGGCGGGACGGTGGACGGGGACGGAGGAGCGAGGAGGCATCAGGGAGCCCTTTCGGTGTGGTGGACGACGGACGGTCGGATGGATCGGGGACGGCGGGGTGGTGCGGGGACGCCGGACCTCGGGGCCCGGCGAGCGGTCAGCACCCGCGGACGAGCGGCGGGGAGCAGGGCGAGCAAAACCGACGGGTGCCGCGAGGCGCCGGCGGGCGGCAGGGTGCGGGTCTCAGGCGGGCAGGCGCGGCACGGCGTCCACCAGTTGCCGGGTCGTCGGGTGGCGGGGGCTCTCGAGGAGCCGGTCGGCCGGGCCCTCCTCCACCACCTGCCCGTGGTCGAGCACCAGGGCGCGCTCGCACAGGGAACGGACCGCGGTGAGGTCGTGGGAGATGAACAGCAGCCCCAGACCCCCGCGCACGTGCTGGTCCTGCAGCAGGTCCAGCACCTGGTTGCGCAGCGGCAGGTCGAGCCCGCTGACCGCCTCGTCGGCCAGGAGGATCCGGGGGCGGGTCACCAGGGCCCGGGCGATGGCCACGCGCTGGGCCTGCCCGCCGGAGAGCTCGTGGGCCCGCCGATCCAGGTGCTCGGTGCCGAGCCCCACCTGCTCCAGGGCGTCCCGGACCAGGCGCGAGTGGTCGCCCGGGACGCGGAAGCGCCGCAGCGGTTCCCGCAGCTGGCGCTCGACGCTGCGCCGCGGGTCCAGGCTGGAGGCCGGGTCCTGCGGGATGTACTGCACGGCCTGCCGGGCTCGCCGGATCTGCTGCCGGCCCGTCAGCGGCGCGCCGTTGAAGAGGACCTCGCCCCGGTCCGGGCGCTCCACGGCCAGGAGCAGGGACAGCAGCGTGGACTTGCCCGACCCGGAGGGGCCCACCACGCCCAGCGCCTCGCCCTCGCGCACCTCGAGCTCGACCCCGCACACCGCGGTCACCTCCCCGGAGCGGGTCCGGTAGGTCCGGGTGAGTCCGGTGCCGCGCAGCGTCGTCGGCCCTGCCGGCCGGATCACGAGGCCGCGTCCAGCGGTGCGGCGACGGACTCGAGGCCGGTGCGGGCGTCCGGGCCCACCGGCGTCGCGGCGGGCCGGAGGCCGGCGCGGGCGGCCGCGACCAGGGCCACGGTGAACGCCGCCCGGGGCGACCGGAGCACCTGCTGCATCGGGCCGGCCTCGACGACCCGCCCCCGGTCGAGGACCACGACGTCGTCGCAGAGGTCGGCGGCGACCGCCAGGTCGTGGGTGATGAACAGCAGCGCGCTGCGCCCCGGGCCCGTGCAGCGGCGCAGGGCCTCGACGACCTGCCGCTGGCTGATCATGTCCAGGGCCGTGGTCGGCTCGTCGGCCACCAGCAGGTCCGGTGACGCGGCCATGGCCAGGGCCAGGCACACGCGTTGTCGCTGCCCGCCCGAGAGCTGGGAGGGGTGGGCGCGCAGGATCCGTTCCGGGTCCTCGAAGCCGACCTCGCGCAGCAGCTCCGCCATGACCTGGCCGGCCTCCGCCGCGCCGGTCCGGCGGCGGCGGGCCACGGCGGGCAGCAGCTGCCGGTCCAGCCGCACGACGGGGTTCAGCGCGGCCTGGGAGTCCTGGAAGACCGCCGCCATGCCCGGGCGCCGCCCCGGTGCCTGGCGCCAGGGCAGCTCACAACCGTCGACCCGCAGGGTGCCCTGCACGCGGAACTGAGGCCCCAGCAGCCCCAGCAGCGCCAGCACCGTGAGGGACTTGCCTGAGCCCGAGGCCCCGAGCAGGGCCACCCGCTGCCCGGGCTGCACCCGGAAGCCCACGTGGTGCAGCAACGACTGCCCGGCCACGGAGACCCCGAGGTCCCGCAGGTCCGTACCGGTCCCGTCACTCATGCTTCCCCCTTGCCAACAGCGCTTCTTCACGATCTGATGGTAATGAGTTTCATTCTCAGCAACTAATCCGACACGGGCGGGCCATCGGATCCATCGGCCTGCGACGTCGCCCATCCACCCGGGAGGCACCCCCATGAGCCGCAAGAGCACCACGAGCGAGACCACCACCGATGCCGGCGGCCCGCTGGTGGCCGTGTGCCAGGGTCACCGGTGTGCCGGCCTGCGCCGGCTGACCGGGACGGCCGATCAGGTGGAGCATCTCCAGGAGGTGGTGAAGGGCACGGCAGGAGCCGTGCTGATCTCGTCGCCGTGCATGGGGCGGTGCGAGATGGCCTCGCTGGTCGCCGTCGCCCGACGGGACGGACCCAGCGGGCAGGTCGGCCCCACCGTGTGGCTGAGCGGGCTCGAGGACGCGGACCGCGCGGAGGCGCTGAACCGCTGGGTGGCCTCGGGCGGCCCCCAGCGGATCCACCAGCCCGAGCACGGCGCCCCCCGGTGCCTGCGGGACGCCGTGAGCGGTTTCGGACCGCCTCCCGCCGTCGCGCGTCGCGCCCACTGACCCGGCCCGGCCGGGAGGCGGTCACCGATGCCCGGCGAGCCCCCCGGAGGTCAGGCTGCCGCTGCTGCGTGCAGGTAGGAGTCGATCGCCTGCCCTGCCGTCCGGAACCAGGGCCTGGCGTCGTCGTAGCCGGACCAGCCGTCCGTCAGCACGGCCACCACGTACTCCTTGCCGTTCAGCCGGACGAGCCCGGCGTCGTGCGAGACCTGGATCAGCAGGCCGGTCTTGTGTGCGAACTCCACGTCCGGGGACAGTCCCGTGGACAGGGCGTAGTCCAGTTCCTGGGCCGCGAGGAAGCCGAGCAGCAGGGTGGTCGACGGCCCGGAGAGCAGCTCGCCTCCCCGAAGCCGGTCGAGGAGGTCGGCGACGTCGTTCGGGGTGGTGGTCATGGCCACGGTCCCCGCCTCCCCGGTGTCCGGGTCGTAGGTCGTGGATTCGAAGCCCTGCCCCTGCGCGAACGCCTGGACCTCGTGCCACCCCAGCCAGCGCCCGAGGGCCGCGCCGGAGACGTTGTCCGACCAGGTGACCATCCGCTCCACGGCCTCCCGGACGGTGAAGGCGGTGCCCGGCACGGTGTCCGTCAGGGCGATCTGGCCCCGGTCCACCCGGTCGAAGACCGCATGGGCCAGGAAGAGCTTGTACAGGCTGGCGCTGGTGAAGGAGCGGTCCGGGTTGCGGGCCACCACCTCCGCACCGGTCGGATCCAGGAGCACGAGCCCCAGCTCCCCCGGCACCTGGGCGGCCAGCGCGTCCAGATCGGCCTGGAGGCGGGTGACCGCCGGATCGCTGGTCTCGACGGCGAAGGCCGGCGCCGCGGCGGCCGCGCCAGCACCGCCCACTGCGAGAAGCAGCGCCGTGAGGGCCGCCACGAGGCGCCTCCGGCGTGCAGGCCACGGGCTGCGGCGCGTGAATGATCGAGTTCCTGAGTACATGGTGCGTCTCCGTTCCCCCACGGACGAGGCGCGGCCGGGGCGGTCCCGGCGACAAGGGCCATTCTGTTCCCCAGGCTGGTCCCCCGCCACCCTCGTCGGGGCTCGTCCGTCCAGCACGGTGGATCCGGCACCCCTGGCCGCGGCCTGGAGCAGGGGCCGCGCGGCCCGGCACGTGGGCGGCGGGCTCAGCGGTAGAGCCGCACCTGGAACCGGGGCATCAGCACCTGGACCAGCGGGCCGATGGCCAGCGCGTAGAGCACCGTGGCCAGGCCCACGGTGCCGCCGAGCAGCCACCCGGCGACCACCACGATCACCTCGATCGAGGTGCGCACGATCAGCACCGATCCTCCGGTGCGCCGCACCAGGCCGGTCATCAGCCCGTCCCGCGGGCCGGGGCCCAGGTGCACGCCGATGTAGGCGGCGGTCGCCACGGCGTTGAGGAGCACACCGGCGAGCACGAACAGCACCCGCAGCGGCAGCGACTCGACCGGCGGCAGCACCGCCAGGGTCGCGTCGAGCACCAGCCCGACCACCACCGCGTTGCTGAGGGTGCCGATCCCCGGGCGCTCGCGCAGCGGGATCCACACGAGGAGCAGCAGCAGGCTCACCGCGATGACGACCGTGCCCATGCTCACCCCGAGCTGCCGGGAGAGCCCCTGGTGCAGCACGTCCCACGGAATGACGCCGAGCTCCGCCCGCACGAACAGCGCCATGGTGATGCCGTAGAGGACCAGGCCGGCGTAGAGCTGCACGAGCCGGCGGGGCAGCCGCCGCGACTCCGGACGGTCGGTCGAAGGGGTCAGGGCACGCGGACGCCGGCTCATGCGGTTCATCCTCGCACCTGCGAAGTGTTCCGGGCGGCCGCGTCCTTTTCCAGGGCGAGCGGGCGGGGGCTACGGTGCGACGAAGTCCCCCGCCACCACGCGGCCCGTGAGCTCGGTGAGCAGGTCCAGGCCGGCGAGCATGTCCGCGTCCCGGGTCAGCTCCCTCTCGTTGTGGGTGATCCCCTCCACGCTCGGGACGAACAGCATGATGGTGGGGACGAGATCCTTCAGGTTGGTCGAGTCGTGCCCTGCGAGGGTGCGCACGATGCCGTGGCTCAGCCCCAGTGCGTCGGCGCTGGCTGCGGCGAGCGCCATGCCCGCCTCGTCGTAGGCCTTGGACGCCCAGGTGTGCTCGGCGCCGCGCTCGACTCTCACGTTGGCGCTGCGTTCGATCTCGCCGATCCGGCGGTGCAGCTCCGCATCGGCCGCGGCGAGCACGTCCGGATCCGTGCTGCGCACGTCGACCAGCAGGTTGACCCGGCTGGCGACCACGACGGGCGAGTTCGGGAACACGGTGAACTCGCCGCAGGACGTGATGACCATGTGCTCGTCGTCCGTGAACCGGTCCGCGACCTCGCGCGCCGCGACGACCAGCGCGGAGGCGCCGAGCAGCGCGTCGGCGCGGTCCGCGATCAGGGTGGCCCCGGTGTGGGCCTGCTCCCCGTGGACCACGAACTCGTACTTGTTGGCGCCCCACGTGGATTCGACCAGCCCGATCGCCAGACCGTCGTTCTCCAGGGACCGGCCTTGTTCGATGTGGATCTCCAGGTACGCGGCGATGTCGAGGGTGAAGTCACCGTGGGTGCCGATGGCCCGGAGTGCTTCGCGAACGCTGACTCCGTGCGGGTCGGTCGTGGCCAGCGCCTGCTCGGCGGGGATCTTCCCGGTGAACACGGAGCTGCCCATCATGGAGGGCTTGAAGCGGCAGCCCTCCTCGTTGAACCAGTTGACGACGGCGATGTTGAACTTCGGCGCGGAC
Protein-coding sequences here:
- a CDS encoding metal ABC transporter substrate-binding protein, with product MIPSRALVVPLSLAAALALSSCASDSTDPSAATADGRSGEALTVQASFYPLQYVTERVGGDLVAVESLTPAGAEPHDLELSPAAVDKLRTADAVVYLSGFQPAVDDAVAQTAPEHALDAVHAGVEGEAAHSAEEHGAAEESHSAEAHTEEGHAEGEPAGGDGHDHGGEDPHFWLDPERLAAVATEVSHELAEVDPANAATYESNAEQLTTELTALDEEFTEGLATCERNTIVVAHEAYGYLADKYGLEQVGIAGLDPETEPSPARLAEIGKIVEAEGVTTVFSESLVNPKVAETLAAEHGVETAVLDPVEAQADENADYQQVMRDNLEALRTALDCA
- a CDS encoding Fur family transcriptional regulator → MTRTTRQRSALTELLDRTPEFRSAQQLHAMLAEQGEPVSLATVYRNLSALAEAGEVDALAAPGGEMRYRRCARAEHHHHLVCRRCGHTVEVAETAVERWAAQAARRHGFTDVGHAIELHGICGSCRQAGS
- a CDS encoding metal ABC transporter permease, yielding MIETFTAMLASPLMQRGLLIAVLVGVSAPVIGTYLVQRRLALLGDGIGHVALTGVAMGWLAGSAAGLTTHDALAVPGAVVAAVVGAVLIEVMRTRGRTSGDVALALLFYGGIAGGVLLIGLAGGTSANLTGYLFGSIATVTTLDVWLTAGLAAVVLGVGLGLRPALFSLCHDEEFALATGLPVRALNILVAVMAALTVSVSMRVVGVLLVSAVMIVPVAVAQLLTRSFAGTMGTAMAVGAAVCVTGLSITYFQPLSPGAMIVVLAIGCYVLALLVRPLLGRVRPHGTEDAHHVEDDLQLRGA
- a CDS encoding metal ABC transporter ATP-binding protein, whose protein sequence is MKLRSTPAAPAPGNGPAIRTEGLTVAFGATPVLRGVDLSVADGEAVALMGGNGSGKSTLLKALLGVVPVASGEARLFGADVTARRTVPWSSIGYVPQRVGVGAGVPATALEVVAAGLTGHRRLRPGAGARRACLDALDQVGLADRAHESVAIFSGGQQQRVLIARALVRRPRLLLLDEPLSGVDQVSKEAMARILAQLQADGTTLLVVLHELGELAPLLDRAVVLRHGHIVHDGSPPQPAPGHDAPDHEHLHPHGDEPAAVPSAPDLHGKPQRP
- the ykgO gene encoding type B 50S ribosomal protein L36, whose protein sequence is MKVRNSLRALKKVPGAQVVRRRGRTFVINKKNPRMKARQG
- a CDS encoding ABC transporter permease subunit gives rise to the protein MGAVTGEAAGVTVGHGAGSAVAPVAGRARARALGRAGAAALISRALAFTAVVVLIGALPWLSGNRPEYTVLRARYADREATPEVLAQIRTELGLDRGPVAVFADWASGVLTGDFGTSWISGRPVLPGVLEALGVSVTLMGAALAVALFVAALTCVPTVRAGLAGRPARGAGAAAAALTALPEFLLAAVLLIVVAVWWGWLPPYGWRGPQHVVLPALALGLPAGGLIGRLLTTALAGAFTERWVHTWAVAGHSRARIALAALHRALPGVIGQIALVVVGLTGGAVAVEEVFAIPGLGRSLLGAAAAQDIPTLQAGVLLLLVLAAALGALAALVRRSLLGPAARSGDLPVPGPPPGRRRSWWVVPAVSGGALLALVVAGLFRDPYTSAHTRLEAPSWALPLGADAAGRDVLARVGHGALDTLGLALVVVAACLLIGLVVGMAGAWSTGPVEVTNAAPPIIAGILVVAVAGPSAAGAAVAVTLVSWAPLAAHTAALVAEISARPYVRVLPLLGAGRARILAGTVLPALLPEVARHAVLRLPGTALAIAALGFLGLGQQPPAPEWGLLLAEGIGYVERAPWTVLGPAGALVLASVLAVSLSSAEGARRTSRPGPGHFAMIPASGPGPGSAESAGSAESAGSAERARQLQT
- a CDS encoding ABC transporter substrate-binding protein yields the protein MPPRSSVPVHRPARRATGLGLAAVSLLLLTGCFAEGSGAASGEGSDGSSDARVELAMLQPPRSGLSPLSDDAFKLSRWSTAETLVRLDEAGDARPMLATEWEQVDDTTWSFTIRDGVTFHDGTELTAENVAASLERAVTAEPAPRILDGVEMTVAAEGDTVRVTTAETDPLVPQRLSSPQLSILAPAAYEGTAVDPVGHGTGPFELTAVDGTSGATLERYEDHWDGAAAAAGIDVSFVPDGTARAAALRTGEADVVEAVPVGQAAQVEEDLLEEVPMPRTNTLYLNTEDGPFTDPALRAAAREALDPQSVVDGVYEGRADVAAGLLGPAIPYAAEGRDTDAYRELLADRAEAGDPAGQKITIGTFTDRAELPEVAVQLQQQLEQAGFEVELDVREYQYIEADALEGTFDAFILSRATVLDSGDPVAYMVSDFGCEGSFNISQFCSEAVDAALDKAEKAAPGEERRTAIMEAEAAVLAEDAAIPMLHERVIQGEQDDVEGAARDPRERELITAETTVAERGNR